A genomic stretch from bacterium includes:
- a CDS encoding response regulator — translation MATGAEFAGHRPHGDDARPDERHVRILLVEGRSLVADEIRECLSSTSSASFEIVCETDLVDAAAQIQGEQYDLLLMDPQLPGVERTAALDLANELAHRLPVVVLTGTEALERADDGVRTRLATCVREADVAGKLLKAIRRARRLGTGVMTPMFCRIEGLIA, via the coding sequence ATGGCTACCGGAGCCGAGTTCGCCGGCCATCGCCCCCACGGAGACGACGCGCGTCCCGACGAACGCCACGTGCGCATTCTGCTCGTCGAAGGCCGGTCCCTCGTCGCGGACGAGATCCGGGAGTGTCTCAGCTCGACGAGCAGCGCGTCCTTCGAAATCGTCTGCGAGACCGATCTCGTGGATGCAGCGGCGCAGATCCAGGGCGAGCAATACGACCTGCTGCTGATGGATCCGCAGTTGCCCGGCGTCGAACGCACCGCGGCCCTCGACCTCGCGAACGAGCTCGCCCACCGTCTTCCCGTGGTCGTGCTGACCGGCACCGAGGCCCTCGAACGCGCGGACGACGGCGTCCGGACGCGACTCGCGACCTGTGTCCGCGAAGCGGACGTCGCCGGCAAGCTGCTCAAGGCGATCCGACGCGCACGGCGGCTCGGAACCGGCGTGATGACGCCGATGTTCTGCCGGATCGAAGGGCTGATCGCCTAG
- a CDS encoding MFS transporter, with protein sequence MSGNTGDSKARPPLSVLFSVIVVDLIGFGIVVPILPFWAERYGANATWLGALVAGYAAAQFAFAPVWGKLSDRLGRRPVMLVTILGTSVALAWLGMAESLWQILAARLLAGVFGSNISVATAYLTDVTDEAERTRWMGMIGASFAVGFTLGPPIGGLLSEWGYGTPMFVAAGMAGLNFLWAAVRLREPERHHADVPEPDLTSRLEVLRAPIIGRVCFTYFLFSLAVTQLETIFALLMLHRFGYGPLGVAMVMLGMAIIMGGIQGGGMKRLSERYPERSLVLTGLALMTAAFVLVPIPETVAWLALPLGIAAVGRGIAQPPMMSLVSLAADEGSRGLVMGVFQSTASAARIVGPIAAGLLYDQGAQWPFWTAAALTATGVALAVGVPKAPAPAPQTNAA encoded by the coding sequence TTGAGCGGAAACACGGGGGATTCGAAGGCGCGACCGCCGCTCTCGGTCCTCTTCTCCGTGATCGTCGTCGACCTGATCGGCTTCGGGATCGTCGTGCCGATCCTGCCCTTCTGGGCCGAGCGCTACGGCGCGAACGCCACCTGGCTGGGAGCGCTCGTGGCGGGCTATGCCGCCGCCCAGTTCGCCTTCGCGCCGGTCTGGGGAAAGCTCTCCGACCGGCTCGGGCGCCGCCCGGTCATGCTCGTGACGATCCTCGGGACGAGCGTCGCCCTCGCGTGGCTCGGCATGGCGGAGTCCCTCTGGCAGATTCTCGCGGCTCGGCTGTTGGCCGGCGTCTTCGGCTCGAACATCTCCGTCGCGACCGCCTACCTGACCGACGTGACCGACGAGGCGGAGCGAACCCGCTGGATGGGCATGATCGGCGCGAGCTTCGCCGTCGGCTTCACGCTCGGGCCCCCGATCGGGGGACTGCTCTCGGAGTGGGGATACGGCACGCCGATGTTCGTCGCCGCCGGCATGGCGGGACTCAACTTCCTCTGGGCGGCCGTGCGCTTGCGCGAGCCCGAACGCCACCATGCCGACGTGCCGGAGCCGGACCTCACGAGCCGCCTCGAAGTCCTGCGGGCGCCGATCATCGGCCGGGTCTGCTTCACCTACTTTCTCTTCTCCCTGGCGGTGACCCAGCTCGAGACGATCTTCGCGCTCCTGATGCTCCACCGCTTCGGCTACGGACCGCTCGGCGTCGCCATGGTGATGCTCGGGATGGCGATCATCATGGGCGGCATCCAGGGCGGCGGCATGAAGCGCCTCTCCGAGCGCTATCCCGAGCGATCGCTCGTCCTGACCGGCCTCGCGCTGATGACGGCGGCGTTCGTGCTCGTGCCGATTCCGGAGACGGTCGCCTGGCTGGCCCTGCCGCTGGGGATCGCCGCCGTCGGGCGCGGGATCGCCCAGCCGCCGATGATGAGCCTCGTCTCCCTCGCCGCGGACGAGGGGTCACGCGGACTCGTGATGGGCGTCTTCCAATCGACGGCCTCGGCGGCACGGATCGTCGGGCCGATCGCCGCCGGCCTGCTCTACGACCAGGGCGCGCAGTGGCCGTTCTGGACGGCGGCGGCGCTGACCGCGACCGGCGTCGCTCTCGCGGTCGGGGTCCCGAAGGCGCCGGCCCCGGCCCCTCAGACGAACGCCGCCTGA
- a CDS encoding 3-hydroxyacyl-CoA dehydrogenase family protein: MKIAVIGAGVMGSGIAQVLAQAGHEVHGTDVSEEVVEKARLGVTSGRYGVEKAVTRGKLDRETADATLARLTFSTDFEGAVADADLVVECVPEQLDLKIKVFRDLDRLTKPECILASNSSGFPLAALAAATDRPSRVLVWHWASPPVVMKFAEIVVRDDTEEAAIETVRQLAAECGKHPVVVKDHPMAWGYVANRVYAAMIQEASRVVNEGIASHEDVNQLMVDCFGWPVGPFAMIKGASSGWDE, encoded by the coding sequence ATGAAGATCGCCGTCATCGGCGCCGGCGTGATGGGCAGCGGCATCGCTCAGGTCCTCGCGCAGGCCGGCCACGAAGTCCACGGGACCGACGTCTCCGAAGAGGTCGTCGAGAAGGCCCGCCTGGGCGTCACGAGCGGGCGCTACGGCGTCGAGAAGGCGGTCACACGCGGCAAGCTCGATCGCGAGACCGCGGATGCGACCCTCGCACGTCTGACGTTCTCGACCGACTTCGAGGGCGCCGTCGCCGATGCGGACCTCGTCGTCGAGTGCGTGCCCGAGCAGCTCGATCTCAAGATCAAGGTCTTCCGCGACCTCGACCGCCTGACGAAGCCCGAGTGCATCCTCGCCTCGAACAGCTCGGGCTTTCCGCTCGCCGCCCTCGCCGCCGCGACCGACCGCCCTTCCCGGGTCCTCGTCTGGCACTGGGCCTCACCGCCGGTCGTGATGAAGTTCGCGGAGATCGTCGTGCGGGACGACACCGAAGAGGCGGCGATCGAAACCGTGCGCCAGCTCGCGGCGGAGTGCGGCAAGCACCCGGTCGTCGTGAAGGACCATCCGATGGCGTGGGGCTACGTCGCGAACCGCGTCTACGCGGCCATGATCCAGGAGGCGAGCCGGGTCGTGAACGAGGGAATCGCGAGTCACGAGGACGTGAACCAGCTGATGGTCGACTGCTTCGGTTGGCCCGTCGGCCCCTTTGCCATGATCAAGGGCGCGTCCTCGGGCTGGGACGAGTAG
- a CDS encoding DEAD/DEAH box helicase produces the protein MNSLQSLFEAVQEACPRAVWSRGVSLARADAVSVEERAGDSISLRVVMRKGLDAPQVTLHPEDEDWECTCSSPDDPCEHVAAAIIALRRAKKEGEELPTQGEGRGRVVYDLENRDGHLWLTRNIEFEGKRTVLKGSLTAAATGKFDGPEFVATPADLAVDRQLSSRPADSTSRPNVANLIEKLGGTDRVTLDGQPIQVDPEPIGLVAKVVDAPAGVRLFVEQDTRIVKAFRNGIVQAGDALHPLAPNKLSGRELADLPRGRFFSDDDLAVLVTEVIPDLEKRIPLVIESEKLPTARRGERPRIRVEVHRDGDGLSVLPTLVYGDPPVARVDAGKLVHLGGGEVPIRMETAENEVVAKLRTELGLRPGIVARLPASEAIQLAGRLEATSMEVVGASHRDFELRGDLTPSIAIDDDRLTVDFELDPDAAHDGLDDLDDEARSVGLAEGGSAGPESVLRAWSRGESVVQLDGGGFARLPADWLQRYGDRIADLLAARDPRGRVARHALPDLALLCDDLDEPPPPSLDGLRPLLDGFEGIPTAEIDPALEDVLRDYQRQGVDWLVFLRRAGLGALLADDMGLGKTLQALCAIEGRTLVVAPTSVLHGWIREIERFRPGLEVSLYHGPGRRLDEKAQVTITSYALLRQDADLLTAPTWDCVILDEAQTIKNPESQIARAAHRLDAKARFALTGTPVENRLDELWSQLHFLNPGLLGGRTDFRNRYARPIAEGDESVAERLRQRIRPFLLRRLKADVAPELPPLSEIVLDCDLSDEERAVYDSVRAATVKDVVERLRAGGNVMAALEALLRLRQAACHSSLVPGQESESGSSSKLETLFARLEEAVADGHKALVFSQWTSLLDLLEPGLRRRDIDWLRLDGSTRDRGAVVNGFQSEDGPPVMLLSLRAGGTGLNLTAADHVFLLDPWWNPAVEQQAADRAHRIGQDRPVVLHRLIARNTVEEGILRLHARKRALADAALEDADGSSRLSRDELLELLEGA, from the coding sequence TTGAATTCTCTGCAGTCGCTCTTCGAGGCCGTGCAGGAGGCCTGTCCCCGCGCGGTCTGGTCTCGTGGGGTCTCCCTCGCGCGCGCCGACGCCGTCAGCGTCGAGGAGCGCGCGGGCGACTCGATCAGCCTCCGCGTCGTCATGCGCAAGGGCCTCGACGCGCCGCAGGTGACCCTGCACCCCGAAGACGAGGACTGGGAGTGCACCTGCAGCAGCCCCGATGACCCGTGTGAGCACGTCGCCGCGGCGATCATCGCGCTGCGCCGTGCGAAGAAGGAAGGCGAAGAGCTGCCCACCCAGGGCGAAGGGCGTGGGCGGGTGGTCTACGACCTCGAGAACCGCGACGGCCACCTCTGGCTGACCCGGAACATCGAGTTCGAAGGCAAGCGCACCGTGCTGAAGGGCAGCCTGACCGCCGCGGCCACCGGCAAGTTCGACGGTCCGGAATTCGTCGCGACCCCGGCCGACCTCGCCGTCGACCGCCAGCTCTCCTCGCGTCCGGCGGACTCGACCTCCCGCCCGAACGTGGCCAACCTGATCGAGAAGCTCGGGGGCACCGATCGCGTGACCCTCGACGGCCAGCCGATCCAGGTCGACCCCGAGCCGATCGGCCTCGTCGCCAAGGTCGTCGATGCGCCCGCCGGGGTGCGGCTCTTCGTGGAACAGGACACCCGGATCGTGAAGGCGTTCCGGAACGGGATCGTGCAGGCCGGCGACGCGCTCCATCCGCTCGCCCCGAACAAGCTCTCGGGACGCGAGCTCGCGGACCTGCCGCGCGGGCGCTTCTTCTCCGACGACGACCTCGCGGTCCTCGTGACCGAGGTCATCCCCGACCTCGAGAAGCGCATCCCCCTCGTCATCGAGAGCGAGAAGCTCCCGACCGCCCGCCGCGGAGAGCGTCCGCGGATCCGGGTCGAGGTCCACCGGGACGGCGACGGGCTCTCGGTCCTGCCGACCCTCGTGTACGGCGACCCGCCGGTCGCACGGGTCGACGCCGGCAAGCTCGTCCACCTCGGCGGCGGCGAGGTGCCGATCCGGATGGAGACGGCGGAGAACGAGGTCGTGGCCAAGCTGCGGACGGAGCTCGGCCTTCGCCCGGGCATCGTCGCCCGCCTCCCCGCCAGCGAAGCGATCCAGCTCGCCGGCCGTCTCGAAGCGACCTCGATGGAGGTGGTCGGCGCCAGCCACCGCGACTTCGAGCTCCGCGGAGATCTCACGCCTTCGATCGCCATCGACGACGACCGACTCACCGTCGACTTCGAGCTCGACCCGGACGCCGCGCACGACGGACTGGACGACCTCGACGACGAGGCGCGTTCGGTCGGGCTCGCGGAGGGCGGGAGCGCGGGGCCCGAGTCGGTGCTGCGGGCCTGGTCGCGGGGCGAGTCGGTGGTCCAGCTCGACGGCGGCGGCTTCGCGCGACTGCCGGCGGACTGGCTCCAGCGCTACGGCGACCGCATCGCCGACCTGCTGGCGGCACGGGATCCGCGCGGGCGCGTCGCACGACACGCACTGCCGGATCTCGCGCTCCTCTGCGACGACCTCGACGAGCCGCCGCCGCCCTCCCTGGACGGGCTGCGACCGCTCCTCGACGGCTTCGAGGGCATTCCGACCGCGGAGATCGACCCCGCGCTCGAAGACGTGCTCCGGGACTACCAGCGTCAGGGCGTCGATTGGCTGGTCTTCCTGCGACGCGCGGGACTCGGCGCGCTCCTCGCCGACGACATGGGCCTCGGCAAGACGCTCCAGGCGCTCTGCGCGATCGAGGGCCGGACCCTCGTCGTCGCGCCCACGTCGGTGCTCCACGGTTGGATCCGAGAGATCGAGCGGTTCCGACCCGGCCTCGAGGTGAGTCTCTACCACGGACCCGGACGTCGACTCGACGAGAAGGCCCAGGTCACGATCACGAGCTACGCCCTGCTCCGTCAGGACGCGGATCTGCTGACCGCCCCGACCTGGGATTGCGTCATCCTCGACGAGGCCCAGACGATCAAGAACCCCGAGAGTCAGATCGCCCGCGCCGCCCACCGCCTGGACGCGAAGGCGCGCTTCGCGCTGACGGGGACACCAGTGGAGAACCGCCTCGACGAGCTCTGGAGTCAGCTCCACTTCCTCAATCCCGGGCTGCTCGGCGGGCGCACCGATTTCCGGAATCGCTACGCGCGACCGATCGCAGAGGGCGACGAGTCGGTCGCCGAGCGCCTGCGCCAGCGCATCCGTCCCTTCCTCCTGCGGCGCCTCAAGGCGGACGTCGCCCCGGAGCTCCCGCCGCTCTCGGAGATCGTGCTCGACTGCGACCTCAGCGACGAAGAGCGCGCGGTCTACGACTCCGTCCGCGCCGCGACGGTGAAGGACGTCGTCGAACGGCTGCGCGCCGGGGGCAACGTGATGGCCGCCCTCGAAGCGCTCCTCCGCCTGCGCCAGGCGGCCTGCCACTCGAGTCTCGTGCCCGGGCAGGAGTCGGAGTCCGGCTCGTCCTCGAAGCTCGAGACCCTCTTCGCCCGCCTCGAAGAGGCCGTCGCCGACGGACACAAGGCGCTCGTCTTCTCCCAGTGGACGAGCCTCCTCGACCTCCTCGAGCCCGGCCTCCGCCGGCGTGACATCGATTGGCTGCGCCTCGACGGATCCACGCGCGATCGCGGCGCGGTCGTGAACGGCTTCCAGTCCGAGGACGGTCCGCCCGTGATGCTCCTGTCGCTCCGCGCCGGCGGGACGGGCCTCAACCTGACCGCGGCGGATCACGTCTTCCTGCTCGATCCGTGGTGGAACCCGGCGGTCGAGCAGCAGGCCGCCGACCGCGCCCACCGGATCGGCCAGGATCGCCCGGTCGTTCTCCACCGCTTGATCGCCCGGAACACCGTCGAGGAGGGCATCCTGCGGCTCCACGCTCGGAAGCGCGCCCTCGCGGATGCGGCCCTCGAAGACGCCGACGGCAGCAGCCGACTCAGCCGGGACGAATTGCTGGAGCTCCTCGAGGGCGCCTGA
- a CDS encoding DUF928 domain-containing protein, which yields MTNRRRSFFTDATARGVSTIALAVLFLASVALAESPPRAKKDEAKAEKAAEAAEAAGREAAAAGEANAAALIRFVPPNRGKARRSAAGGTRGVDTSAVSSIRVAVVAPAEGLTTRAQPVLYWYLSRETDARIDVVLIDDDAIDPLLEFTLPTPVEAGIHGLDLSDHGIELERGRVYRWSVAVVRDAKRRSNDIMTEGVIERVAASDELERSLEAEPGAFAPYALSGIWYDALAALRSARDASPADGELHSQEVALLEQIELPEVARYMESETR from the coding sequence ATGACGAACCGAAGACGAAGCTTCTTCACGGACGCGACGGCGCGCGGCGTATCGACGATCGCGCTCGCGGTTCTTTTCCTCGCGAGCGTGGCGCTCGCGGAGTCGCCGCCCCGAGCGAAGAAGGACGAGGCCAAGGCGGAGAAGGCGGCGGAAGCCGCGGAGGCCGCTGGGCGCGAAGCGGCCGCCGCCGGCGAGGCGAACGCCGCCGCCCTCATCCGTTTCGTGCCCCCGAATCGCGGGAAGGCCCGGCGCAGCGCCGCGGGTGGGACGCGCGGCGTCGACACGAGTGCGGTCAGCAGCATCCGCGTCGCGGTCGTCGCGCCGGCGGAGGGCCTGACGACCCGCGCGCAGCCCGTCTTGTACTGGTACCTGTCCCGAGAGACCGACGCGCGGATCGACGTCGTGCTGATCGACGACGACGCGATCGACCCGCTGCTCGAGTTCACGCTGCCGACCCCCGTCGAGGCGGGGATCCACGGCCTCGATCTGTCGGACCACGGGATCGAGCTCGAGCGGGGCCGGGTCTACCGATGGAGCGTCGCGGTCGTGCGAGACGCGAAGCGGCGGTCGAACGACATCATGACGGAAGGGGTGATCGAGCGGGTCGCCGCCAGCGACGAGCTCGAGCGGTCTCTCGAAGCGGAGCCGGGCGCCTTCGCGCCGTACGCGCTCTCGGGGATCTGGTACGACGCGCTGGCGGCGCTGCGAAGCGCTCGCGACGCGAGCCCCGCGGACGGTGAGCTGCATAGTCAGGAGGTCGCGCTGCTCGAGCAGATCGAGCTGCCCGAGGTCGCCCGCTACATGGAGAGCGAGACGCGTTAG
- a CDS encoding glyceraldehyde-3-phosphate dehydrogenase: MSQKSEQTLQEWSQQQSNAETMVPIIGELYRDRGVIVTIFGHSLVNKSPLEILELHRIARVNVDESISAIDTYPILSEVARLDLAPARIDLGNLVTHWRGASDTTIEDFVKDELAGIATGKTSLRDNPQDVVLYGFGRIGRLVARILAGKTGGGDNLRLRAIVVRPGGDNDLAKRASLLRRDSIHGPFSGEVTVDHEDNALIINGNLVHVIYANSPEECDYSKYGIRDAIVVDNTGKWRTEEDLAKHLVPGASKVILTAPGKGGVPNIVYGVNHHGMTEAGNVLSAASCTTNAIVPVLKAVNDEFEIESGHIESIHAFTNDQNLIDNYHKKERRGRAAPLNMVVTETGAAKAVAKCLPELQGKLTGNAIRVPTPNVSLAVMSLNLGRETTADELNEYLLKVSLEGDLQNQIDYSKSTEVVSSDFVGNRYAGIVDAPATIVQGSHAVIYCWYDNEFGYSRQVVRCLEELAGIVMPNFPKRNVS; this comes from the coding sequence ATGAGCCAGAAGTCCGAGCAGACCCTTCAGGAATGGTCGCAGCAGCAGAGCAACGCCGAGACGATGGTCCCGATCATCGGTGAGCTCTACCGCGACCGCGGCGTGATCGTCACGATCTTCGGTCACTCCCTCGTCAACAAGTCGCCCCTCGAGATCCTCGAGCTCCACCGCATCGCGCGGGTGAACGTCGACGAGTCGATCAGCGCGATCGACACCTACCCGATCCTCTCCGAGGTCGCGCGTCTCGATCTGGCCCCCGCACGCATCGACCTCGGCAACCTCGTGACCCATTGGCGCGGCGCGTCGGACACGACGATCGAGGATTTCGTGAAGGACGAGCTCGCCGGAATCGCGACGGGCAAGACGAGCCTCCGGGACAATCCGCAGGACGTCGTCCTGTACGGCTTCGGTCGGATCGGCCGATTGGTCGCGCGCATCCTCGCCGGCAAGACCGGCGGCGGCGACAACCTCCGCCTTCGGGCGATCGTCGTCCGCCCCGGCGGTGACAACGATCTGGCGAAGCGCGCGAGCCTGCTCCGCCGTGACTCGATCCACGGTCCCTTCTCGGGCGAGGTCACCGTCGACCACGAAGACAACGCGCTGATCATCAACGGCAACCTCGTCCACGTGATCTACGCGAACTCGCCGGAAGAGTGCGATTACTCGAAGTACGGAATCCGGGACGCCATCGTCGTCGACAACACCGGCAAGTGGCGAACCGAGGAGGATCTCGCGAAGCACCTCGTTCCCGGCGCTTCGAAGGTGATCCTGACCGCGCCCGGCAAGGGCGGCGTCCCCAACATCGTCTACGGCGTGAACCACCACGGCATGACCGAGGCGGGCAACGTCCTCTCGGCGGCCTCCTGTACGACGAACGCGATCGTTCCGGTCCTGAAGGCGGTCAACGACGAGTTCGAGATCGAGAGCGGCCACATCGAGTCGATCCACGCCTTCACGAACGATCAGAACCTGATCGACAACTACCACAAGAAGGAGCGCCGCGGCCGCGCTGCGCCCCTCAACATGGTCGTGACGGAGACCGGCGCCGCCAAGGCCGTGGCCAAGTGCCTCCCCGAGCTCCAGGGCAAGCTGACGGGCAACGCGATCCGTGTCCCGACGCCGAACGTGTCTCTCGCCGTCATGAGCCTGAACCTGGGTCGCGAGACGACGGCGGACGAGCTCAACGAATACCTGCTCAAGGTGTCGCTCGAGGGTGACCTGCAGAACCAGATCGACTACTCGAAGTCGACCGAGGTGGTGTCCAGCGACTTCGTCGGCAACCGCTACGCCGGGATCGTCGACGCGCCGGCCACGATCGTCCAGGGCAGCCACGCCGTGATCTACTGCTGGTACGACAACGAGTTCGGTTACAGCCGCCAGGTCGTGCGCTGTCTCGAAGAGCTCGCGGGGATCGTGATGCCGAACTTCCCGAAGCGGAACGTCAGCTGA
- a CDS encoding class I SAM-dependent methyltransferase — translation MSTLRFRVPGRSQPVGGWLAALFPDVPRRERRGWIEDGRVSVDGAPCDRGTLDCPPGAEIEVVLEGVSLDQVLSGAAALGAREASSWEAIVATCPWSAGSLDETLEFEVIERAGGLARLVVRGRRSSGAEVLDALAALGLPVVGDLVRGARAIVASDVGGEPGPLLFAGGETSDVSLETVALSVWRWDHDQRDRARPGDLEDEAAGRLVVSDETGRVLAGGHPWILPDGASDRADRYRPGARVEVEDRSGRARGWARIEGTGPIGARVWAPADVGRGGDSIEARVAKALARRRALLALPSSETGCFRLIHGEGDALPGLHVDRLGPLLRVLVTGYAALDLRDRVVDALESQLPVTPEGLPFSAFEVLHLRSPGRGRLDATRWVRGGLERLRDQGVLVGEAPDLVAHERGLAFALDPGWASPRRPRPGYGLFVDQRENRARLAPAAAQGGRWLNLFAHTGAFSVALLAAGADSVTSVDLSAPYLARLERNLALNSDAGVDATRHERFRGDARRALEESGGGLRGIVVDPPTAAAAGRRFWSVREDLEPLLRACIERLGEGGHLLVTQNRAGPPIGLDLVIERVARRAHREIDAIEAAPAGLDHPGLPGFPEGDPFEGVLLTLR, via the coding sequence GTGTCGACTCTCCGATTCCGTGTGCCCGGCCGTTCGCAGCCGGTGGGTGGCTGGCTCGCCGCGCTCTTCCCCGACGTACCCAGACGCGAGCGCCGCGGCTGGATCGAAGACGGGCGCGTCTCCGTCGACGGAGCGCCCTGCGACCGGGGCACCCTCGACTGTCCGCCGGGCGCCGAGATCGAAGTCGTCCTCGAAGGCGTGTCGCTCGACCAGGTGCTTTCCGGGGCCGCGGCGCTCGGGGCCCGTGAGGCGTCGTCGTGGGAGGCGATCGTCGCGACCTGTCCCTGGTCCGCGGGCAGCCTCGACGAGACCCTCGAGTTCGAGGTGATCGAGCGGGCCGGGGGCCTTGCGCGGCTCGTGGTTCGCGGGCGCCGGTCGAGCGGCGCCGAGGTGCTCGACGCGCTGGCAGCGCTCGGACTGCCGGTGGTCGGCGATCTCGTGCGCGGGGCACGCGCGATCGTCGCCTCGGACGTCGGGGGCGAGCCGGGTCCGCTGCTCTTCGCGGGCGGCGAGACCTCGGACGTGTCCCTCGAGACCGTCGCGCTCTCCGTCTGGCGCTGGGACCACGATCAACGTGATCGCGCGCGCCCCGGCGACCTAGAGGACGAAGCGGCGGGCCGGCTGGTCGTCTCCGACGAGACCGGGCGGGTGCTCGCGGGCGGGCACCCCTGGATCCTGCCCGATGGCGCGAGCGATCGGGCGGACCGCTACCGGCCCGGCGCGCGGGTCGAAGTCGAAGACCGTTCCGGTCGCGCGCGGGGCTGGGCGCGGATCGAGGGGACGGGGCCGATCGGCGCGCGGGTCTGGGCGCCCGCGGACGTCGGGCGCGGGGGGGACTCGATCGAGGCGCGGGTCGCGAAGGCGCTCGCGCGCCGCCGCGCGCTGCTCGCGCTGCCCTCGAGCGAGACCGGGTGCTTTCGTCTGATCCATGGCGAAGGGGACGCGCTTCCCGGGCTCCATGTCGACCGGCTCGGGCCGCTGCTGCGCGTGCTCGTCACGGGCTACGCAGCACTCGATCTGCGGGATCGCGTCGTCGACGCCCTCGAGTCGCAGCTTCCGGTCACGCCGGAAGGGCTGCCCTTCAGCGCGTTCGAGGTGCTGCATCTCCGCTCGCCGGGCCGAGGTCGACTCGACGCGACCCGGTGGGTCCGCGGCGGCCTCGAACGGCTCCGGGACCAGGGCGTCCTCGTCGGAGAGGCACCTGACCTCGTTGCCCACGAACGTGGCCTCGCCTTCGCACTCGATCCGGGTTGGGCCTCACCGCGCCGCCCACGGCCGGGTTACGGCCTCTTCGTCGACCAACGCGAGAATCGCGCTCGCCTCGCGCCGGCGGCCGCGCAAGGTGGGCGGTGGCTCAACCTCTTCGCCCACACCGGCGCGTTCAGTGTCGCGCTACTCGCGGCGGGTGCGGACTCGGTCACGAGCGTCGATCTCTCGGCGCCCTATCTCGCTCGGCTCGAGCGAAATCTCGCACTCAACTCGGACGCCGGCGTCGACGCGACCCGCCACGAGCGTTTTCGCGGGGATGCGCGGCGCGCCCTCGAGGAGAGCGGGGGCGGGCTGCGCGGGATCGTGGTCGATCCGCCGACGGCCGCCGCGGCCGGTCGTCGGTTCTGGTCCGTTCGGGAGGACCTCGAGCCCTTGTTGCGCGCCTGCATCGAGCGGTTGGGGGAGGGCGGGCACCTGCTCGTCACCCAGAACCGCGCGGGGCCCCCGATCGGACTCGACCTCGTGATCGAGCGGGTCGCCCGCCGTGCCCATCGCGAGATCGATGCGATCGAAGCGGCGCCGGCGGGGCTGGACCACCCGGGCCTGCCCGGCTTTCCGGAGGGCGATCCCTTCGAAGGCGTGCTGCTGACGCTTCGATAG
- a CDS encoding histidine phosphatase family protein, which translates to MAAAPSDTHALLTIVRHGQTSANIDGVWHGSTNTPLTDHGRIQAAAVGRHIKANYRPVTHVYASPLDRAHHTAQAIADPLGLEPAIDPGLVEYDLGDWEGLSFHHLFEEKRLFHNMREDPHFAPHGGESPLEVGLRLAGSLRSIAERHPGERVVVVSHGGALSIAFGVLIDDDYSRFDRMMKNCAISELSFSPRPDLVTFNQIDHLPPEDPPSHTRQGTRGGPPSGPVSGAPT; encoded by the coding sequence ATGGCCGCCGCTCCCTCGGATACCCACGCCCTGCTGACGATCGTCCGTCACGGACAGACCAGCGCCAACATCGACGGCGTCTGGCACGGCTCGACGAACACACCGCTCACCGACCACGGCCGGATCCAGGCCGCCGCCGTCGGCCGCCACATCAAGGCGAACTACCGGCCGGTGACCCACGTCTACGCGAGCCCCCTCGACCGTGCCCACCACACGGCGCAGGCGATCGCCGACCCGTTGGGCCTCGAGCCGGCGATCGATCCGGGCCTCGTGGAATACGACCTCGGCGACTGGGAAGGACTGAGCTTCCACCACCTCTTCGAGGAGAAGCGGCTCTTCCACAACATGCGCGAGGATCCCCACTTCGCGCCGCACGGCGGCGAGTCGCCCCTCGAGGTCGGCCTCCGGCTGGCCGGATCGCTGCGCTCGATCGCCGAGCGCCATCCCGGCGAACGGGTCGTCGTCGTGAGTCACGGGGGCGCCCTGTCGATCGCCTTCGGCGTCCTGATCGACGACGACTATTCGCGCTTCGACCGCATGATGAAGAACTGCGCGATCAGCGAGCTCTCGTTCTCGCCCCGGCCCGACCTCGTGACCTTCAACCAGATCGACCACCTCCCGCCGGAAGACCCGCCGAGCCACACCCGTCAGGGCACGCGCGGCGGGCCTCCGAGCGGCCCCGTTTCAGGAGCTCCGACATGA